From one Grus americana isolate bGruAme1 chromosome 32, bGruAme1.mat, whole genome shotgun sequence genomic stretch:
- the LOC129198312 gene encoding zinc finger protein ZFP2-like isoform X2 has product MTPPPPNLVVPIDTERMREEMENPEKIQVKVEEDAGGEDEEPTQDEGWENRRTGGHGIGEKSGESANRGNPGESRSESPPKAKPKRKPHKCQECGRIFNWSNHLVRHRRLHTGERPYKCSVCGKGFNDGSPLLIHEMLHRGEKPYKCLDCGKSFSQSSHLISHQVVHTDEKPYVCPDCGKSFARQQYLLMHRRVHTGERPYECRDCGKSFRKSSDLVRHKTVHTGEKPFKCPVCGKGFTQNFRCNAHKKVHGEEKVDQAMSPARDTQQSGRQTMVPPGDGGHQEEDSQEGEPKRSSLRVEEGDGCWGPDEDEVLEEPPRAEPRPGERREWSHPREDVAEDPEEMGRAEERVHERRKNWGCRNNPRQDQELQGQEEPQRRPERGKSFGDDGSALVSHQEKFRRLEKPNERPAESLNRELFHRNQARVEKSHFCSDCGKSFTRRFNLQLHKKLHTGERPHKCPECGLSFTNTSHLIVHQRIHTGERPYRCPVCGKGFTMSSKCLEHERTHTGEAPYRCSECGNRYRTKVSLTSHVKTHAD; this is encoded by the exons atgaccccccccccccccaatctcgTTGTCCCCATAGATACGGAACGGATgagggaggagatggagaaCCCCGAGAAGATCCAGGTGAAGGTGGAGGAGGACGCGGGCGGTGAGGATGAGGAGCCAACGCAAGACGAAGGTTGGGAGAACCGGAGAACGGGAGGACACGGAATTGGGGAGAAAAGCGGAGAAAGCGCCAACCGCGGGAATCCGGGTGAATCGCGTAGCGAATCGCCGCCCAAAGCGAAACCCAAGAGGAAGCCCCACAAATGTCAAGAGTGCGGCCGGATCTTCAACTGGAGCAACCACCTCGTCCGCCACCGCCGCCTACACACGGGCGAGAGACCCTACAAGTGCTCCGTCTGCGGGAAGGGTTTCAACGACGGTTCCCCGTTGCTCATCCACGAGATGCTCCACCGCGGCGAGAAACCCTACAAGTGTTTGGATTGCGGGAAGAGCTTCAGTCAAAGTTCTCACCTCATCTCCCACCAAGTGGTCCACACCGATGAGAAACCTTACGTCTGTCCCGATTGCGGGAAGAGTTTCGCCCGGCAGCAGTATCTCCTCATGCATCGGAGGGTCCATACGGGTGAGAGACCCTACGAGTGCCGGGATTGCGGGAAGAGCTTTCGGAAGAGTTCCGACCTGGTCAGGCACAAGACGGTCCATACGGGTGAGAAGCCCTTCAAATGTCCCGTCTGCGGGAAGGGTTTCACCCAAAATTTCCGTTGTAACGCCCATAAAAAGGTCCATGGCGAGGAGAAGGTCGACCAGGCGATGTCTCCAGCCCGGGACACCCAACAGAGCGGCCGTCAGACCATGGTCCCGCCAG GTGACGGTGGCCACCAAGAGGAGGACTCCCAAGAAGGAGAACCCAAGAGATCCAGCTTGAGGGTGGAGGAAGGTGATGGGTGTTGGGGTCCCGACGAGGACGAGGTCCTGGAAGAGCCGCCAAGAGCAGAGCCTCGGCCCGGCGAGAGGCGGGAGTGGTCGCATCCTCGCGAGGACGTCGCGGAGGACCCCGAGGAGATGGGCCGTGCTGAAGAGCGGGTCCACGAACGCCGGAAAAATTGGGGTTGTAGGAACAACCCGAGGCAAGACCAGGAGCTTCAGGGCCAGGAGGAGCCCCAGAGGCGCCCCGAACGCGGGAAGAGCTTCGGCGATGACGGTTCCGCCCTCGTGTCCCACCAGGAGAAGTTCCGCCGGTTGGAGAAACCCAACGAACGTCCCGCGGAGTCGCTAAACCGGGAGCTTTTCCACCGAAACCAAGCCCGGGTggaaaaatcccatttctgCTCGGATTGCGGGAAAAGCTTCACTCGAAGGTTCAACCTCCAACTTCACAAGAAGCTTCACACGGGAGAGAGGCCCCACAAGTGCCCCGAATGCGGTTTGAGCTTCACCAACACCTCCCACCTCATCGTCCACCAACGGATTCACACCGGGGAGAGACCCTACAGGTGTCCCGTCTGCGGGAAGGGCTTCACCATGAGCTCCAAATGTCTGGAACACGAGAGGACCCACACGGGAGAAGCTCCTTACCGATGTTCCGAGTGCGGGAACCGTTACAGGACCAAGGTCTCCTTGACGTCCCACGTGAAGACGCACGCGGATTAG
- the LOC129198312 gene encoding zinc finger protein ZFP2-like isoform X1 produces the protein MTPPPPNLVVPIDTERMREEMENPEKIQVKVEEDAGGEDEEPTQDEGWENRRTGGHGIGEKSGESANRGNPGESRSESPPKAKPKRKPHKCQECGRIFNWSNHLVRHRRLHTGERPYKCSVCGKGFNDGSPLLIHEMLHRGEKPYKCLDCGKSFSQSSHLISHQVVHTDEKPYVCPDCGKSFARQQYLLMHRRVHTGERPYECRDCGKSFRKSSDLVRHKTVHTGEKPFKCPVCGKGFTQNFRCNAHKKVHGEEKVDQAMSPARDTQQSGRQTMVPPAGDGGHQEEDSQEGEPKRSSLRVEEGDGCWGPDEDEVLEEPPRAEPRPGERREWSHPREDVAEDPEEMGRAEERVHERRKNWGCRNNPRQDQELQGQEEPQRRPERGKSFGDDGSALVSHQEKFRRLEKPNERPAESLNRELFHRNQARVEKSHFCSDCGKSFTRRFNLQLHKKLHTGERPHKCPECGLSFTNTSHLIVHQRIHTGERPYRCPVCGKGFTMSSKCLEHERTHTGEAPYRCSECGNRYRTKVSLTSHVKTHAD, from the exons atgaccccccccccccccaatctcgTTGTCCCCATAGATACGGAACGGATgagggaggagatggagaaCCCCGAGAAGATCCAGGTGAAGGTGGAGGAGGACGCGGGCGGTGAGGATGAGGAGCCAACGCAAGACGAAGGTTGGGAGAACCGGAGAACGGGAGGACACGGAATTGGGGAGAAAAGCGGAGAAAGCGCCAACCGCGGGAATCCGGGTGAATCGCGTAGCGAATCGCCGCCCAAAGCGAAACCCAAGAGGAAGCCCCACAAATGTCAAGAGTGCGGCCGGATCTTCAACTGGAGCAACCACCTCGTCCGCCACCGCCGCCTACACACGGGCGAGAGACCCTACAAGTGCTCCGTCTGCGGGAAGGGTTTCAACGACGGTTCCCCGTTGCTCATCCACGAGATGCTCCACCGCGGCGAGAAACCCTACAAGTGTTTGGATTGCGGGAAGAGCTTCAGTCAAAGTTCTCACCTCATCTCCCACCAAGTGGTCCACACCGATGAGAAACCTTACGTCTGTCCCGATTGCGGGAAGAGTTTCGCCCGGCAGCAGTATCTCCTCATGCATCGGAGGGTCCATACGGGTGAGAGACCCTACGAGTGCCGGGATTGCGGGAAGAGCTTTCGGAAGAGTTCCGACCTGGTCAGGCACAAGACGGTCCATACGGGTGAGAAGCCCTTCAAATGTCCCGTCTGCGGGAAGGGTTTCACCCAAAATTTCCGTTGTAACGCCCATAAAAAGGTCCATGGCGAGGAGAAGGTCGACCAGGCGATGTCTCCAGCCCGGGACACCCAACAGAGCGGCCGTCAGACCATGGTCCCGCCAG CAGGTGACGGTGGCCACCAAGAGGAGGACTCCCAAGAAGGAGAACCCAAGAGATCCAGCTTGAGGGTGGAGGAAGGTGATGGGTGTTGGGGTCCCGACGAGGACGAGGTCCTGGAAGAGCCGCCAAGAGCAGAGCCTCGGCCCGGCGAGAGGCGGGAGTGGTCGCATCCTCGCGAGGACGTCGCGGAGGACCCCGAGGAGATGGGCCGTGCTGAAGAGCGGGTCCACGAACGCCGGAAAAATTGGGGTTGTAGGAACAACCCGAGGCAAGACCAGGAGCTTCAGGGCCAGGAGGAGCCCCAGAGGCGCCCCGAACGCGGGAAGAGCTTCGGCGATGACGGTTCCGCCCTCGTGTCCCACCAGGAGAAGTTCCGCCGGTTGGAGAAACCCAACGAACGTCCCGCGGAGTCGCTAAACCGGGAGCTTTTCCACCGAAACCAAGCCCGGGTggaaaaatcccatttctgCTCGGATTGCGGGAAAAGCTTCACTCGAAGGTTCAACCTCCAACTTCACAAGAAGCTTCACACGGGAGAGAGGCCCCACAAGTGCCCCGAATGCGGTTTGAGCTTCACCAACACCTCCCACCTCATCGTCCACCAACGGATTCACACCGGGGAGAGACCCTACAGGTGTCCCGTCTGCGGGAAGGGCTTCACCATGAGCTCCAAATGTCTGGAACACGAGAGGACCCACACGGGAGAAGCTCCTTACCGATGTTCCGAGTGCGGGAACCGTTACAGGACCAAGGTCTCCTTGACGTCCCACGTGAAGACGCACGCGGATTAG
- the LOC129198312 gene encoding zinc finger protein 420-like isoform X3, translated as MREEMENPEKIQVKVEEDAGGEDEEPTQDEGWENRRTGGHGIGEKSGESANRGNPGESRSESPPKAKPKRKPHKCQECGRIFNWSNHLVRHRRLHTGERPYKCSVCGKGFNDGSPLLIHEMLHRGEKPYKCLDCGKSFSQSSHLISHQVVHTDEKPYVCPDCGKSFARQQYLLMHRRVHTGERPYECRDCGKSFRKSSDLVRHKTVHTGEKPFKCPVCGKGFTQNFRCNAHKKVHGEEKVDQAMSPARDTQQSGRQTMVPPAGDGGHQEEDSQEGEPKRSSLRVEEGDGCWGPDEDEVLEEPPRAEPRPGERREWSHPREDVAEDPEEMGRAEERVHERRKNWGCRNNPRQDQELQGQEEPQRRPERGKSFGDDGSALVSHQEKFRRLEKPNERPAESLNRELFHRNQARVEKSHFCSDCGKSFTRRFNLQLHKKLHTGERPHKCPECGLSFTNTSHLIVHQRIHTGERPYRCPVCGKGFTMSSKCLEHERTHTGEAPYRCSECGNRYRTKVSLTSHVKTHAD; from the exons ATgagggaggagatggagaaCCCCGAGAAGATCCAGGTGAAGGTGGAGGAGGACGCGGGCGGTGAGGATGAGGAGCCAACGCAAGACGAAGGTTGGGAGAACCGGAGAACGGGAGGACACGGAATTGGGGAGAAAAGCGGAGAAAGCGCCAACCGCGGGAATCCGGGTGAATCGCGTAGCGAATCGCCGCCCAAAGCGAAACCCAAGAGGAAGCCCCACAAATGTCAAGAGTGCGGCCGGATCTTCAACTGGAGCAACCACCTCGTCCGCCACCGCCGCCTACACACGGGCGAGAGACCCTACAAGTGCTCCGTCTGCGGGAAGGGTTTCAACGACGGTTCCCCGTTGCTCATCCACGAGATGCTCCACCGCGGCGAGAAACCCTACAAGTGTTTGGATTGCGGGAAGAGCTTCAGTCAAAGTTCTCACCTCATCTCCCACCAAGTGGTCCACACCGATGAGAAACCTTACGTCTGTCCCGATTGCGGGAAGAGTTTCGCCCGGCAGCAGTATCTCCTCATGCATCGGAGGGTCCATACGGGTGAGAGACCCTACGAGTGCCGGGATTGCGGGAAGAGCTTTCGGAAGAGTTCCGACCTGGTCAGGCACAAGACGGTCCATACGGGTGAGAAGCCCTTCAAATGTCCCGTCTGCGGGAAGGGTTTCACCCAAAATTTCCGTTGTAACGCCCATAAAAAGGTCCATGGCGAGGAGAAGGTCGACCAGGCGATGTCTCCAGCCCGGGACACCCAACAGAGCGGCCGTCAGACCATGGTCCCGCCAG CAGGTGACGGTGGCCACCAAGAGGAGGACTCCCAAGAAGGAGAACCCAAGAGATCCAGCTTGAGGGTGGAGGAAGGTGATGGGTGTTGGGGTCCCGACGAGGACGAGGTCCTGGAAGAGCCGCCAAGAGCAGAGCCTCGGCCCGGCGAGAGGCGGGAGTGGTCGCATCCTCGCGAGGACGTCGCGGAGGACCCCGAGGAGATGGGCCGTGCTGAAGAGCGGGTCCACGAACGCCGGAAAAATTGGGGTTGTAGGAACAACCCGAGGCAAGACCAGGAGCTTCAGGGCCAGGAGGAGCCCCAGAGGCGCCCCGAACGCGGGAAGAGCTTCGGCGATGACGGTTCCGCCCTCGTGTCCCACCAGGAGAAGTTCCGCCGGTTGGAGAAACCCAACGAACGTCCCGCGGAGTCGCTAAACCGGGAGCTTTTCCACCGAAACCAAGCCCGGGTggaaaaatcccatttctgCTCGGATTGCGGGAAAAGCTTCACTCGAAGGTTCAACCTCCAACTTCACAAGAAGCTTCACACGGGAGAGAGGCCCCACAAGTGCCCCGAATGCGGTTTGAGCTTCACCAACACCTCCCACCTCATCGTCCACCAACGGATTCACACCGGGGAGAGACCCTACAGGTGTCCCGTCTGCGGGAAGGGCTTCACCATGAGCTCCAAATGTCTGGAACACGAGAGGACCCACACGGGAGAAGCTCCTTACCGATGTTCCGAGTGCGGGAACCGTTACAGGACCAAGGTCTCCTTGACGTCCCACGTGAAGACGCACGCGGATTAG
- the LOC129198312 gene encoding zinc finger protein 420-like isoform X4, translating into MREEMENPEKIQVKVEEDAGGEDEEPTQDEGWENRRTGGHGIGEKSGESANRGNPGESRSESPPKAKPKRKPHKCQECGRIFNWSNHLVRHRRLHTGERPYKCSVCGKGFNDGSPLLIHEMLHRGEKPYKCLDCGKSFSQSSHLISHQVVHTDEKPYVCPDCGKSFARQQYLLMHRRVHTGERPYECRDCGKSFRKSSDLVRHKTVHTGEKPFKCPVCGKGFTQNFRCNAHKKVHGEEKVDQAMSPARDTQQSGRQTMVPPGDGGHQEEDSQEGEPKRSSLRVEEGDGCWGPDEDEVLEEPPRAEPRPGERREWSHPREDVAEDPEEMGRAEERVHERRKNWGCRNNPRQDQELQGQEEPQRRPERGKSFGDDGSALVSHQEKFRRLEKPNERPAESLNRELFHRNQARVEKSHFCSDCGKSFTRRFNLQLHKKLHTGERPHKCPECGLSFTNTSHLIVHQRIHTGERPYRCPVCGKGFTMSSKCLEHERTHTGEAPYRCSECGNRYRTKVSLTSHVKTHAD; encoded by the exons ATgagggaggagatggagaaCCCCGAGAAGATCCAGGTGAAGGTGGAGGAGGACGCGGGCGGTGAGGATGAGGAGCCAACGCAAGACGAAGGTTGGGAGAACCGGAGAACGGGAGGACACGGAATTGGGGAGAAAAGCGGAGAAAGCGCCAACCGCGGGAATCCGGGTGAATCGCGTAGCGAATCGCCGCCCAAAGCGAAACCCAAGAGGAAGCCCCACAAATGTCAAGAGTGCGGCCGGATCTTCAACTGGAGCAACCACCTCGTCCGCCACCGCCGCCTACACACGGGCGAGAGACCCTACAAGTGCTCCGTCTGCGGGAAGGGTTTCAACGACGGTTCCCCGTTGCTCATCCACGAGATGCTCCACCGCGGCGAGAAACCCTACAAGTGTTTGGATTGCGGGAAGAGCTTCAGTCAAAGTTCTCACCTCATCTCCCACCAAGTGGTCCACACCGATGAGAAACCTTACGTCTGTCCCGATTGCGGGAAGAGTTTCGCCCGGCAGCAGTATCTCCTCATGCATCGGAGGGTCCATACGGGTGAGAGACCCTACGAGTGCCGGGATTGCGGGAAGAGCTTTCGGAAGAGTTCCGACCTGGTCAGGCACAAGACGGTCCATACGGGTGAGAAGCCCTTCAAATGTCCCGTCTGCGGGAAGGGTTTCACCCAAAATTTCCGTTGTAACGCCCATAAAAAGGTCCATGGCGAGGAGAAGGTCGACCAGGCGATGTCTCCAGCCCGGGACACCCAACAGAGCGGCCGTCAGACCATGGTCCCGCCAG GTGACGGTGGCCACCAAGAGGAGGACTCCCAAGAAGGAGAACCCAAGAGATCCAGCTTGAGGGTGGAGGAAGGTGATGGGTGTTGGGGTCCCGACGAGGACGAGGTCCTGGAAGAGCCGCCAAGAGCAGAGCCTCGGCCCGGCGAGAGGCGGGAGTGGTCGCATCCTCGCGAGGACGTCGCGGAGGACCCCGAGGAGATGGGCCGTGCTGAAGAGCGGGTCCACGAACGCCGGAAAAATTGGGGTTGTAGGAACAACCCGAGGCAAGACCAGGAGCTTCAGGGCCAGGAGGAGCCCCAGAGGCGCCCCGAACGCGGGAAGAGCTTCGGCGATGACGGTTCCGCCCTCGTGTCCCACCAGGAGAAGTTCCGCCGGTTGGAGAAACCCAACGAACGTCCCGCGGAGTCGCTAAACCGGGAGCTTTTCCACCGAAACCAAGCCCGGGTggaaaaatcccatttctgCTCGGATTGCGGGAAAAGCTTCACTCGAAGGTTCAACCTCCAACTTCACAAGAAGCTTCACACGGGAGAGAGGCCCCACAAGTGCCCCGAATGCGGTTTGAGCTTCACCAACACCTCCCACCTCATCGTCCACCAACGGATTCACACCGGGGAGAGACCCTACAGGTGTCCCGTCTGCGGGAAGGGCTTCACCATGAGCTCCAAATGTCTGGAACACGAGAGGACCCACACGGGAGAAGCTCCTTACCGATGTTCCGAGTGCGGGAACCGTTACAGGACCAAGGTCTCCTTGACGTCCCACGTGAAGACGCACGCGGATTAG